GTTGTTCAACGACATCATCGGCAGCATGGAGGAAACGACCACCGGCGTGATCCGCTTGCGCGCTATGGAACGGGATGGCGTCCTCAAGTTTCCTGTGATCGCCGTCAACGATGCGGAAACCAAACACTTCTTCGATAATCGTTACGGCACGGGACAGAGCACAATCGATGGGATCATCCGCGCGACCAATTTGCTCTTGGCCGGCCGCAAGGTGGTCGTGGCCGGCTATGGCTGGTGCGGCAAAGGGGTGTCCCTACGTGCCCGCGGCCTGGGAGCACAGGTCATCGTGACGGAAGTCAGCCCCATCCGTGCTCTCGAAGCGGCTATGGATGGATTCGCGGTGATGCCCATGAGTGAGGCGGCCCGCATCGGCGATCTGTTCATCACCGTCACCGGCAACAAGCATATCATTCGCCGGGAACATTTCCTGGTCATGAAAGACGGCGCTCTGGTGTGCAACAGCGGCCACTTCGATGTCGAAATTGATCTGGTCGCCTTGAAGGAAGAGACTGTGCAGTTTACCCCTCAAGTCCGGCCGGAAGTCGATGAATATCGCCTGAAGAACGGGCGCCGTATCTACGTCATCGGCTCCGGGCGGCTAGTCAATCTGGCCGCTGCCGAAGGGCATCCCGCCAGCGTCATGGACATGAGCTTTGCGACTCAGGCGCTGGCCACCGAATACTGCGTCAAAAATCGCGGCAAGCTCGCCCCCAAGGTCCACGATGTCCCGCGAGAAATCGAGGAATATGTGGCCCGCACCAAGTTGGCGACCATGGGGATTGCCATCGACGAAATGACGCCGGACCAAAAGGCCTACGCCGCCTCTTGGCAGCACGGCACATGATTTCCAATCCCTGCTGCCGAAGCGGTCCCGATAGGCTGCTTTCCGGACCATCACCCCGTTGTTTCCGGTGGTAGATGCGAACCGTTCCTCGCGGGGAGAGTCGAAACGGCGGGAGGGTGGCCTCCCTCCGACATGTCATCGCCTTGCCAGGAACCACTCAGCGGCTTTCCGTTTCGGCGGTAGATGCGTTCGATCCGCTCGCGGGTCAGGCCGAGGACCTTGTCGAAACGTCCGAGTTTGAGGCCGGCGATCCCGGTCTCATAGCTGGCCAGATTGTGGAGGATGGCGACATCGTTGCGGATTTCCCGATCCAGTTCCCGGCGGAAGAGCCAGCGGATCAGGCGCAATCCTCCAGTGGGACCAGGATAGCGGGACCGGGCAAAGCCGATGGAGAAGACGCGTGTGCGCTGCTGGTCCCACGGAACATAGAAGACATAGACACGCCAGCGGACCATCCGTTCGCAGCGGCCTGTGGCATCGGTCCACCAATGGTCGAAGACGGAGTGGACAGGGGAGAAGCGGGTGGTCCAGTGATCGTGGAACAGATCGCCGCGGCGCAAGCCCAGCCAAAGGGCATAGAGCCAGAAAATCCGCTTGCTCGGCCCGCGATTGCGCACCCAAACGGTGTCGTCATTCGCCTGGTACTCCACCACGACTTCGTGCAGCCGCTCCAAATCGTAGCCGAAAGTGCGGTGGACGGTGCCGCTGTGTTCGATTTCATTGAAGTTGTCCACGGTCAGCTCTAGCGGAGCCGGGGCGTCATGCACGAACGTGCCGATGTAGTAAAATCCCTCGGCTTCGATGGCGGGGAAGGCCGCCTGGCTGTCCCGCGGTTTGATCCAGACGAGGCCGTGGATTTCGCGGGTCTCATAGCTAGAAATGCAAGCGTGGAGTTTGGGCGTCGCAGGACTTTCGCCTTGACCGTCGGGAGAAAACGTCCAGCCGTGATAGCGGCAGCGCAAGCGCTCGCCGACGACTTCCCCAGCACTGAGCTTGAAACGCCGGTGGGGGCAGATGTTGGACAGGGCGCCCACCTGCCCGCTTCGAGTGCGGAATAGGACAATCGGAATACCCGCCAATTGCACCTCAAGCGGTTGCCCCCTCAAGTCGGCACTGCGAGCCACAGGATGCCAATGCTCCAGCATGCCCATTTCGATGTACTCCCGCAGGTGATGGCGGCGGCGATTTCTTTCATCGGTGTTTTTGTCTTGCCAGGGATAATGTAAATGGGAGCAACAAAGATGCCAGGAGCCAGAGGAACGGACACGATTGGATTCAGGAGAAACCATGTTTACAGGATTGGTCCAGGCGATGGGAATGGTCCGCTGGCAGACGGGCGACCAGAGTGGCCGGCGAATGCTCATTGGTGGTACGCCGCTTGTGGAACGACTTTCAGTGGGAGATAGCGTCGCTGTCGATGGCGTCTGCCTGACGGTCGCCGCCAAAGAGGGGGATGGCTTCGCCGCCCAGGTCGGGCCGGAGACGCTGGCACGCACCACCTTGGGCCAACTGCGGCCAGGAGATATGGTGAACCTGGAACCCGCCCTGCGTGCCGGAGACCCCTTGGGCGGCCATCTGGTCACTGGACATGTCGATACCGTGGGAACCATCGTCGCGGAAGCTCACGAGGGAGAATGGCGCTATGTGGACATCCGTTACCCCTCCTCATTTGCCGATTACCTGGCGCCGCAAGGGTCGATCGCCGTCGATGGTGTTAGCCTGACCATTGTCTCCTGTACCGAGGATCACTTCCGTATCATGTTGATTCCCCACACTCTGGCTGTGACCACACTGGGGCGCAAGAGTGTAGGGGCCGCAGTCAATCTCGAATTTGACCTCATTGCCAAGTATATTTGTCGTTTGGTGCGCCGTTATGTCGGATCAGCGAATGCCCATTGAGCGAGATGCCATGACTAGCCAGTCGGATCATTCGGGAACGGTGAGCCAGCCAGAGGGGCAGGAGGCTACACCACCGGCTCAGGTCAATCGTGCTGCGGAGATTCCTCCACCCTCTGAGGAGATGGGAGCAGAGCCGGACTCAGCGGCAGGGGAGGCGAAGGCAGCATCGCCCCGCCAGACGCTGCGGTATCTGCGGGACTTGCTCGCCGCCCATGGGATTCAAGCCAAGAACAAGCTGGGGCAGAGCTTCCTGATCGATCTGAATCTGTTGGACCTGCTGGTACGCAGTGCGGAGCTGGATCGGCGCGACGCCGTACTGGAAGTCGGCACGGGAACCGGATCACTCACCGCGCAGCTCGCTGATCAGGCCGGAGCCGTGGTGACGATCGAGATCGATCCGGCTTTAGCCGCCATTGCCCAGCAGGTGGTTGGCCCTCGCCCCCACGTGCGTTTTCTGCAGGGGGACGCCTTGGCCAACAAAAACCAGATGAATCCCCAGTTGCTCGCAAGCTGGGATGAAATGGCTCAGGCCTTCTCCTGCAGCCGGAGGAAGGTAGTAGCCAATCTGCCGTATGTGATTGCTGCCCCGGTAATCAGCAATCTGCTGATTGCTCGCGAAGATATCGAACGGTTTGTTGTCATGGTGCAGTGGGAAATCGCCGAGCGTCTGCGAGCCGAGGTGGGCAGCAAGGATTACAACGCCCTCTCAATTCTGGTCCAGAGCCTGGCGGAAGTCGAGGTGATCCGCAAGGTGGCGCCGAGCAACTTCTTCCCACGCCCGCAGGTTGATTCCGCCATCGTTCGCATCCGTCCCGATCCCGCCCGGCGAGCCAGGGTGGGGGATGTGCCTCGGTTCCGCGCCTATCTCCGCGATCTGTTTGTTCACCGGCGCAAGAACCTGCGCCAGGCTCTGACCGGCTGGCCTCGCGGCCGGCAGGATAAAGCCACCGTCGATGCCCGCCTCCGCGCCCTAGGCATCGATGGTCAGGCACGCGCAGAAGACCTGACGATCGAGCAACACCTGCGCCTCTGCGAAGTCTTCGGTTAAACCCTGGAATCGTGGCGGCATTCCTGCGTTCCAGGTCAGGGGCGAGTCCAGTTTCATGACACCGTGACCTTCCTCAGCGTGCCACCAGGGGCAGGTGAGGCAGTGCATGGGGGGGCGGGAAACAGACCGGATGCTGCTGGTGTTCCACGCCGCTTTCGCGCAGCAACTCCGGTACGCGCCGAGATACGTACTGGTAAAGTTCCTCCACGGTGAGGGTTCCGTCAGAGTTGCGATCCGCCGCTCGAAAACGCTGGCCGAGTGCTTCCAGAATGGCATAGGTGAAGACCCCGTGTTGCAACGCGGCGTCCTCATACGACTGCTCGTGGAGATCGCAAGCCGCGATGATGGCCGGCCCCTGCCCCAGGGGTACCAGCCGCCGCAACAAGCCCGCCTCGGCTGTCCTTCCGGAACGGCAGGCATCCAGCAGCACTAGCTTGCGGCAATTCAGGCGGCTTAAGGCGGCCACCAGCTCTTCTCCCCCGATCGCTGTGCGGGAGGCGGCCTGCGGGGCATAGTCATGGCAGCAGAGGACAAAGGAACCTTCCACGGCGGTGCTAGACCATCCGACGATGGATTCCGGTGTTGAAGCCTTCCTTTCCGTTGCGACTACATCCCCGTGACAGGCGAAGAACAGGATGACCAGATCATCGGGCTGGAGTTTGCCTTGCTGCTGGAGCTTTTCCAGTTGGGTCAGCGATTCGTGTAGGGAAGGACGGCGGACCTGCTCGTCCAGCAACAATTGCAACTCTCCCCGTGTGAAGTGTTTCTTCGGCCCCTGGTAAGCCAGCCACGCTTGGCGCAGCGCCACGGCATCATGGCGGGCATAGGTCAGATCGCTCAGACCACGGGCACGAACTCGGTCTGCCATGCGGTGGGCGGAGTAATCGTTAACTCCGACAGCGAGTCCGAAGAGCTGCCGTGGTTGGGGTGGCGTGGTCTCTTTCCGCAAGTAATGAACCGCTTCCGCCCGGCCTCGTGCGGGATTGTATGCCAGCGCCGTGATCTGGTTCTCGCCGGTTCGCAACAAGGACGCTGGCACTTCCAGAGCCTCCTGGAATGACCTTTGCCCACGCAGGTCCCACGTACGATAGCGGTAATCGTTGAGCCATAACTCGACGCGTTCCGGCAGTAGATCGGGATTATTTCCCGGAAGTTGCACGCTCAAACGCAAGGGTACGACGGGACCGCGGACCTCCGTTACGTCCACGGCGAGTTCCAGCGGCGGCGGTTCCACTTCCCGGAAGGACTGCCGCAAGGGATTTTGACCGCGGCCCAAGCGAAGGGCTTCCGCTACCGAGCGAGTTTGTAGCAGCCGACGGATGACCTCCGGCTTCAAAAACAGATGCTGGAAGCGCTCCAGAGGATGAAACTGCGGTGTACCATCCACCGCAGCGTCGTTGACGTGCCAACCTACATAGCGGTCGCCATGCGGGGAGTCGGTGTAATAATAGTTCCCGTGCCACATCCAGAGCACGCTGTCACTAAGATGTCCTTGTTCATCGAACACCGGGAACCATTTCCACAGGGGACGCTGCTTGAGGCGTGTCGGACTGGCTCGCAAGGCCTTCCCGGCTTGCCAAGCGAAAAAATACTCGATTCCCGATTGCGGCTGACGCAGCTTCTCCAAGGCTTGCGGGATGGTGCCTTTGGGCGGTCGATGGCGGCGGCGGTCCCAGACCAATTCCCCGTCGACGGCAAGCAACACGATGGTATCGCCAGGAGACAACCCAGCTTCCCAGGCGGGTGAACCGACATCCACTGCCGTGACAGTCAGTTGGCCGTCGCGCGCGGCAAAACTAGCTCCCAAGGCTGCCTGAGACGGCCAGTCGGCGAGGCTCCACGCTGCCACGGTTTGGTCGGAACTAGCAGTGACAAACCATTGACCCTGTGCATCCGCCACAATTGCATTCACTTCCGCGCCATGACCAATGTAAAGCTTGCTCCGCGGCAACTCGGCCTGCCCCGTGCGCGGGTTGAGCCGCACGTGCGCCGGATCGATCTCGAACAGGGAACAGCCATAATAATGGCCGACCAGCAAGCGCGGCGGTCGATCGGCAGGAGTGGGGACGAAGGTATAACAGGTCGGAGCTTGGTCCTGATCCGCATCCAGGGCGAGACGCCAGCGCGGGCCGGAACCATCCGCCTCCGGACGCGCGACATACCAGACAAAACGGGAGTGTTGGTCCGGCACGACTCGCCAACCCCGATCCGTGTCGCGTACGCCGATCCAGCGATGAGTGGTGTCTACCGTGGTCCGCAAACGTTCCAGATGGTAGCGTATCCAAGGGCCTTTCCCTCGCGCGTTCGGATGCCAAGCCTCTTCCTGACGCTGGACCTGGATACCCAGAATTGCTCCGTCTTCCGAAAGATTGACGCCATAGAGTCGCCGGCCCGCTCCGCGAATAACACTTGATGGTGTCACGCCCTTGTCTGTGATCCGCAACAAGGCCACCTCATCAGCGTCCCCCCCGGCCACGGCCAGGTAGTCGTCCCGCTGCGGATGGAAAGCGAGCGCCTCGACCCGCCCTGGATGAGGCCAGTGACGATACGCTGGTTTGTCTTTCGACGCTTCATCCCAAGCATACAAGCGGATATGGTCGTTCCCTTCCAGATAGAACCGGGGCTGGCCTGCTGGAGCAGGTCGGGCACTACCCACTCCCACCGCAAGCATCCGCCCATCCCGGCGCCAGGCCAGACAGCGCGGAAAGTGATCCTCCGGCAAAGGCAGCGGCACGGTTTGCTGGCCATCCGCGGAACGCAGCAGCACCAACGGACCTTTCAGAGCGACTGCGAGCCACCGGCCATCCGGCGACCAAGCCGCTTGATGCACTGGATAGCGGGGATGGGGGGGGAGATGCACCCGAAAGAGCAACTGGACAGGCGGGACTTCGGGCGGCGGTTCCTCACCTGGTCCTTCAGGGAGCGAGCAAGCCACCACTTGACCGGCATACGACACGGCCCAGAGGGTTTGGC
This genomic interval from Thermogemmata fonticola contains the following:
- a CDS encoding aromatic ring-hydroxylating oxygenase subunit alpha, translating into MVSPESNRVRSSGSWHLCCSHLHYPWQDKNTDERNRRRHHLREYIEMGMLEHWHPVARSADLRGQPLEVQLAGIPIVLFRTRSGQVGALSNICPHRRFKLSAGEVVGERLRCRYHGWTFSPDGQGESPATPKLHACISSYETREIHGLVWIKPRDSQAAFPAIEAEGFYYIGTFVHDAPAPLELTVDNFNEIEHSGTVHRTFGYDLERLHEVVVEYQANDDTVWVRNRGPSKRIFWLYALWLGLRRGDLFHDHWTTRFSPVHSVFDHWWTDATGRCERMVRWRVYVFYVPWDQQRTRVFSIGFARSRYPGPTGGLRLIRWLFRRELDREIRNDVAILHNLASYETGIAGLKLGRFDKVLGLTRERIERIYRRNGKPLSGSWQGDDMSEGGHPPAVSTLPARNGSHLPPETTG
- the ahcY gene encoding adenosylhomocysteinase, translating into MSSTTKPPSSKCDIARPELADQGLRRIRWADQDMPVLAQIRERFAREKPLTGLRMAACLHVTSETANLARTLQAGGADLMLIASNPLSTQDDVAASLVRDFGIAVAAIHGEDAQTYYKHVAMALDHRPHITMDDGADLVSAMIFIAIDRLDLLSTHQKPVREWAERFSPEQRKQLFNDIIGSMEETTTGVIRLRAMERDGVLKFPVIAVNDAETKHFFDNRYGTGQSTIDGIIRATNLLLAGRKVVVAGYGWCGKGVSLRARGLGAQVIVTEVSPIRALEAAMDGFAVMPMSEAARIGDLFITVTGNKHIIRREHFLVMKDGALVCNSGHFDVEIDLVALKEETVQFTPQVRPEVDEYRLKNGRRIYVIGSGRLVNLAAAEGHPASVMDMSFATQALATEYCVKNRGKLAPKVHDVPREIEEYVARTKLATMGIAIDEMTPDQKAYAASWQHGT
- the rsmA gene encoding 16S rRNA (adenine(1518)-N(6)/adenine(1519)-N(6))-dimethyltransferase RsmA, encoding MTSQSDHSGTVSQPEGQEATPPAQVNRAAEIPPPSEEMGAEPDSAAGEAKAASPRQTLRYLRDLLAAHGIQAKNKLGQSFLIDLNLLDLLVRSAELDRRDAVLEVGTGTGSLTAQLADQAGAVVTIEIDPALAAIAQQVVGPRPHVRFLQGDALANKNQMNPQLLASWDEMAQAFSCSRRKVVANLPYVIAAPVISNLLIAREDIERFVVMVQWEIAERLRAEVGSKDYNALSILVQSLAEVEVIRKVAPSNFFPRPQVDSAIVRIRPDPARRARVGDVPRFRAYLRDLFVHRRKNLRQALTGWPRGRQDKATVDARLRALGIDGQARAEDLTIEQHLRLCEVFG
- a CDS encoding caspase family protein; its protein translation is MRLGGAWSPTGGGAGIIAWLLLWGAGEAHGQQYDRRARDEPEVCLEAGGRYGTCDVLGFTPDGKYLYAAGDDKVVRLWPCQADGDGRLTLDNSASQKRTLRWRAWRDQLGGIKAVSVSPDGRRAAVGGYGLRISSVAILDSSSGKTLALTWPRGVEGQTHFDAVTAVAFDPKGERVAFGTADGSLWLWKPEKLTVPQPDGRTWSAPLCIGRCPSLAAAGGRTPYNFPCALHFTNRQTLWAVSYAGQVVACSLPEGPGEEPPPEVPPVQLLFRVHLPPHPRYPVHQAAWSPDGRWLAVALKGPLVLLRSADGQQTVPLPLPEDHFPRCLAWRRDGRMLAVGVGSARPAPAGQPRFYLEGNDHIRLYAWDEASKDKPAYRHWPHPGRVEALAFHPQRDDYLAVAGGDADEVALLRITDKGVTPSSVIRGAGRRLYGVNLSEDGAILGIQVQRQEEAWHPNARGKGPWIRYHLERLRTTVDTTHRWIGVRDTDRGWRVVPDQHSRFVWYVARPEADGSGPRWRLALDADQDQAPTCYTFVPTPADRPPRLLVGHYYGCSLFEIDPAHVRLNPRTGQAELPRSKLYIGHGAEVNAIVADAQGQWFVTASSDQTVAAWSLADWPSQAALGASFAARDGQLTVTAVDVGSPAWEAGLSPGDTIVLLAVDGELVWDRRRHRPPKGTIPQALEKLRQPQSGIEYFFAWQAGKALRASPTRLKQRPLWKWFPVFDEQGHLSDSVLWMWHGNYYYTDSPHGDRYVGWHVNDAAVDGTPQFHPLERFQHLFLKPEVIRRLLQTRSVAEALRLGRGQNPLRQSFREVEPPPLELAVDVTEVRGPVVPLRLSVQLPGNNPDLLPERVELWLNDYRYRTWDLRGQRSFQEALEVPASLLRTGENQITALAYNPARGRAEAVHYLRKETTPPQPRQLFGLAVGVNDYSAHRMADRVRARGLSDLTYARHDAVALRQAWLAYQGPKKHFTRGELQLLLDEQVRRPSLHESLTQLEKLQQQGKLQPDDLVILFFACHGDVVATERKASTPESIVGWSSTAVEGSFVLCCHDYAPQAASRTAIGGEELVAALSRLNCRKLVLLDACRSGRTAEAGLLRRLVPLGQGPAIIAACDLHEQSYEDAALQHGVFTYAILEALGQRFRAADRNSDGTLTVEELYQYVSRRVPELLRESGVEHQQHPVCFPPPHALPHLPLVAR
- a CDS encoding riboflavin synthase; translation: MFTGLVQAMGMVRWQTGDQSGRRMLIGGTPLVERLSVGDSVAVDGVCLTVAAKEGDGFAAQVGPETLARTTLGQLRPGDMVNLEPALRAGDPLGGHLVTGHVDTVGTIVAEAHEGEWRYVDIRYPSSFADYLAPQGSIAVDGVSLTIVSCTEDHFRIMLIPHTLAVTTLGRKSVGAAVNLEFDLIAKYICRLVRRYVGSANAH